The Sebastes umbrosus isolate fSebUmb1 chromosome 24, fSebUmb1.pri, whole genome shotgun sequence genome contains the following window.
CATAACTGGCATTAGACTGAATGTTGCTCGTCTATCGTTAAAAGTGGATCATGAAGGGTTTTCATTTCAAGCAGCGATGCCTTCATTTTTAGGGGTGCTAGTCGTGTCCTTTAAAGGAACTCATCACCAACAATGTCCTTGTGTGCCAGGATGACATATCATTAATATTTCAGACCCGTTTAAACTGGTTTTAAATTGGCTTCAGTGTGGAAATGTGTGCTTGAAGTGTCATGATTTCCCACACGAGCCCCAACATCTTTTTGTCCTGCTCGGCCCACGGCGGTTCGATCGCCCCGCTCGGAGCGCAAGCGTGCCGTTTCTTATAACTGAATATCATTGTCTTTAACAGGATGTttgctacagtacagtatgtaagtTATTGATGTGCTGATGTGAACATGTGGGGCCAAGTGAAATGAAGAAAAATGGTTGCAGATGTGTCCTCCTGCATATAAActgaaaaatcacaatataaatGTTCAAACCAGACCTCAATCTGTCTCCTCGTTTGTTCAAGTGATTCGGATAAGGAAAGGTGTAGCTGGGAAATTCACTTAAAGTAATGCATTTAAGCATCCATGATGTCACAGTCCAAATACTAATGATTAAATTGGGAGCAGTATTTGTTTGTCAGTGAACCTTAGACTCCCTCTAGTGGTCTTATCCGGTCCAACactaagaaaataaaacagcatttaGGAGCCAAATAGAATCATTTTAATTATGGGGATTGAACCCTGAATCCAAAAAGTGATGAATCAATTAAATAGCATGAAAAAGGACAAAAATCATGACGTgcaaattcagttttttttaattcaagttTGTCTTCTAAACAGCAACTAAGTGTTTCCAGAGTGAGCTGAACTTTCACACCAGGTAGTTGTTGAAAGTGTCGCCTCTGTGCGGGACCTCTGCCGTCTGGCTTTGGAGGAAGAGACCAGGCTGGacgggtggaggaggaggaggtggatgagtTGGAGGAGGAGCCGGTGCTGTTGAAAGACAGCTTCAGTTGGTTAGTTACATGCATTGAATATCACTGGTGAGTGTATATTGAAGTACTGAAGGCAAGCCCTGTGAATATGTAAAAGAAACATAATCTTGGTTGAAACACTTCAGTAACTGTTTCTGTACCATCAATAGTTAGTTTACCTCTATTTGCAAATGGGATGTTGAACTGGTGTCTCCCTCTTGAAAACATCTGTGGAATCAAAGCCTTGATATTATTTACATGCACTATATAGTTAAGTTAGTTTGCTGTACTAATTCAATGCAAAACCTTCCAaattaatgtcatttttaactttttggTGCTTTTTCCAATCAAAAAAATTGGAAAGTGAGCTTgagaaattagaaaataaagtgtaaatgacagcaCTGCTATTCTCCCCTCTGTCTGTGTCCTCACCTCCtcgctggaggagctggagctggagctggaggcgTCGCGGCCGCATCTGAGAGACACCACCTGGGTGGAGGCGGCCGACATCCGAACCCGACTGGAGCAGGAGAGGGATGGCTGAGGTGAAAGGAGAGGatggtattttttaaaattctgtATAATGCAAATATCTAGTCAGCGTCCCACTGCATCAGAACAGATGTGAACCCACTGTCCTGGTAAATCCATGCCAATGTTTGCCAATGCAAACAGTGGGCTGCATCAGTCTGTCAACATGTGTCCTACCCAGAATCTAGATATGAGGCATTCACAGTATCCAAGAGTGGTGTACAggtactatttattatttaactgATAAGTGGTAGTTTGCAGAAGAGCATTAATGCTgagtttttacatgttttagtccatttttttttatttcacatatcATTAATGTGGCACCAAACTAAACCTTTCACCCCCTGATGACATTAAAATGTCTCACCACAAAGAAGCCAGGTCTGAAGGCACATGTCTGGGGGTTGCTTCTGGAAGTCTTCACACACTCCGTCTC
Protein-coding sequences here:
- the spp2 gene encoding secreted phosphoprotein 24, translated to MKTYVLLLALALGCSGVPLYNSELESMADRGLGAALAEVNSAYAVGHLYRVTRGSVSRVIPVGLNTVDLLMVFGIKETECVKTSRSNPQTCAFRPGFFVPSLSCSSRVRMSAASTQVVSLRCGRDASSSSSSSSSEEMFSRGRHQFNIPFANRAPAPPPTHPPPPPPPVQPGLFLQSQTAEVPHRGDTFNNYLV